In Cotesia glomerata isolate CgM1 linkage group LG3, MPM_Cglom_v2.3, whole genome shotgun sequence, one genomic interval encodes:
- the LOC123260373 gene encoding protein PF14_0175-like isoform X5 — protein MDEKEEGEISLEDVSSSEDLSINNHRKKKSRSRKIKLKNNMNDKRDAAWGKENRKFSNGFIGTEHRTLLNQEDSKNGLTPISSGEEIEYVSVPGSSQQIEIKTGQKKRRKKKKKKKAGPRMLTMDDLESDVVSDFRPDDKSFISTQPMTYASAPIIYNEVRETITITTTNHQSRSQKSTRQHYSSPVRSHRSPPENPRSPSSRRRSPRKFLPPGKPSTSSSVPTKHCSHKTLYQNKRHDEAYTSSLLKKVKEYDTTAVIPARQNRYKESSLKEKLNNMTKLHSDFKGGDNNNSKDNNNESIKIENLDDEDLDTLRRLALDTQQSRQDEDEQQQNSNNNNDNNSTNSDNTQTVLFNDSNHNVEELQLRAQALKTAVMNKCKNKGLFIKKRDKVIKDEATYNDSLLNDVIENIEENSAYSPGAFSVHYNKGSDVADMELDSDVEREKINSQAYSPYSPTDEVGDTFGDSYLTTDLLEDNKNQEMLDLEAPYSPSDIPASKLASPKSNQYNYPISDSDKSYLPNTSNFMDYNVVPTLSVHMPLNNVELNNISTLYGSLNVSSLNLSPLEQLNNSMLGNKNLSNNNKVLEPTEQVKFNETVVNSSARRAAKKDALYDEVLRDLEEDYGPIIRENEINNTVNVTSKLVPAPILRINKHLQKTLPLKQVDNPVKVFKSAEMKPVDINNQFVKTNTTFKPIKIPQPVKKSLASTSAEAFDSSIDESTTNCSNITPDDSSNNVTEKESVTTSDQVKRKPGRPKTPSKKITTTTVATNKNSKVTCNKAKTLTDKNINKKEQKTDRLNDETGKSESIKELSIITNKLDNNCKIDQILKQKKDSLLGKVSKIKNTKKPESLASTSETNDNKRRSSFEEEELRALALASLSKRLKPSGSSNKDSNSKESATNNVRFVKNNAQKPAMSKTITPSDGIPSTSSGITSNNNKKRPISADSQGPPKKIIKKSIKPTERVPKAIQSIIPQKFVQNKKKVPTLVPQSNPVVNNNNNSNINTVNKTNDPIDSLTSKITSTKKIQRMVINLGEDSDTDSEFEQLASVCRSNFKIPATRSNNPLTVPDTDFEKRLEDLLRSQREKTESSASKSSATTNSSDFSKTPQAMRHMPPDKLEEYRRLKQRAAELEKSITNDKRKRNPDKPNSAVKPTEAIPNPTKSLPKKIIKPGVEKTSSFVNAASTSTSVSAKTLSADKSISFSINNDISNTNSNSELSSKREENRLKVLANCSQEILKIIPKTNRKINLIRKANDNLNDERTDETIAQNVNVNVKSSDEIIEAIGTTASSDSFEYMHDSVIESFIIEEEKVDPNIIASISESHVVKNNSNVINWPRVSADDLSGNNKFDKLVIQISNTRDIDVLPRRQVNVIKKDQDKKSEPVKPQEKVAGPTLRILTADQVNMRGKVAAPTLRILTADQLNMRTDQSVTIETTTTMTTATVTGITETVTSSQERKHDNVMLNYNKKILHTCDNNNLINEMTIEEEEENKFDASIVVISESLNSDNRTNISELSIDNSSQVSKNDTVNNTVNTATGTSSESTESPSERINAEIKIVIDDYKLLSSEEQQSKLTTMESKFTEKKQMELDAYNILTENLQELETERQIQLDLSTQVKRLRAELKLAEERLKVQQEKLTGISGKIMTNKNFVNDRRNECNNHARICTEMGLIVVGKDYKIPPVGNQLSREAMKEVANRIKRLRKKAGSVDIGNNSDQQSNDDQSSVSSKDTCNTDDLYNLKINNQLNEQLGEVKIENSTEPLQVNLLSNEKDSTNVTNTVTSVDGQSGNDKTIVIKTENVENDRTETTSGTSNSRPEKEINNSNNNKKNNPEGIETEVAVKQEIIDIELESLPVDSEFTISYPNLESELNQIEMECIAKNEQDDLNELESRLTPIDPTLPEESYPMTEPMQQDDNINSIEPKTENDNDNNLTLPVFTNAPPVNDISSLIQPTVQTSQLSSSSGGNSSVDITDSLSKILGDNLSTRRKECEKKIKLSQPVKSYESILPALNPTR, from the exons ATGGATGAGAAAGAAGAAGGTGAAATTTCATTGGAAGATGTGAGCTCATCAGAAGATCTCAGTATAAACAaccatagaaaaaaaaaatcaagatcacgtaaaattaaattgaaaaacaacATGAATGATAAACGTg atGCAGCTTGGGGAAAAGAGAatcgtaaattttcaaatggaTTTATTGGAACAGAGCATAGGACATTACTAAATCAAGAAGACTCAAAAAATGGACTTACACCAATATCTAGTGGTGAAGAAATTGAATATGTCAGTGTACCAGGATCTTCTCAACAAATCGAAATTAAAACAGGTCAAAAAAAGagacgtaaaaaaaaaaagaaaaaaaaagccgGACCAAGAATGTTAACCATGGATGATTTAGAATCTGACGTGGTTAGTGATTTTCGTCCCGATGATAAGAGCTTTATTTCAACACAACCCATGACTTATGCATCAGCTCCTATTATTTACAACGAGGTACGcgaaacaataacaataacaacaacaaatcACCAATCACGGTCGCAAAAATCTACAAGACAACATTACAGTTCGCCTGTAAGATCACATAGATCACCTCCCGAAAATCCACGGTCGCCATCTTCACGGCGAAGATCACCTCGTAAATTTTTACCTCCCGGAAAACCATCAACTTCTTCGTCAGTACCCACTAAACATTGTTCCCACAAAACTTTATATCAAAATAAGCGTCATGATGAGGCATATACTTCTTCGTtacttaaaaaagttaaagagTATGATACTACAGCAGTAATTCCAGCGAGACAAAATCGTTACAAAGAATCTTCATTGAAggagaaattaaataatatgacTAAATTGCATTCAGATTTTAAAGGaggtgataataataatagtaaagataataataatgagtcAATAAAAATAGAGAATCTTGATGATGAAGATCTTGATACTTTAAGACGTCTTGCTTTAGATACCCAACAATCTAGACAAGATGAAGACGAACAACaacaaaatagtaataataataatgataacaattcAACAAATTCGGATAATACACAAACTGTTCTTTTCAATGACAGTAATCATAATGTTGAAGAATTGCAATTACGTGCTCAAGCACTTAAGACAGCAGTGATGAACAAATGTAAGAATAaaggattatttattaaaaaaagggATAAAGTTATTAAAGATGAAGCTACGTATAATGACAGTCTTTTGAATGATGTTATTGAAAACATTGAAGAAAATAGTGCTTATTCTCCGGGAGCTTTTTCTGTACATTACAACAAAGGAAGTGATGTTGCTGATATGGAATTGGACTCCGATGTAGAACGagagaaaataaattcacaaGCTTATTCTCCTTATTCGCCGACAGATGAAGTAGGAGATACTTTTGGAGATTCATATTTAACTACCGATTTATtagaagataataaaaatcaagaaatGCTTGATCTGGAAGCTCCTTATTCGCCGTCTGATATTCCAGCTAGTAAATTAGCCTCACCAAAAAGCAATCAGTATAATTATCCAATTTCTGATTCTGATAAGTCTTATTTACCTAATACTTCGAATTTTATGGATTATAATGTGGTACCAACACTGTCTGTACATATGCCTCTTAACAATGTtgagttaaataatatttcaacgTTATATGGAAGCCTAAATGTatcttctttaaatttatcaccattagaacaattaaataattctatgttaggtaataaaaatttatctaataataataaagtattaGAACCGACAGAGCAAGTGAAATTTAACGAAACAGTTGTTAATTCTTCTGCTCGTAGAGCTGCGAAAAAAGATGCATTGTACGATGAAGTTCTTCGAGATCTTGAAGAAGATTATGGACCTATTATTcgtgaaaatgaaattaataatacggTTAATGTTACCAGCAAATTGGTACCAGCTCCTATTCTGaggataaataaacatttgcAAAAAACATTGCCGTTAAAACAAGTTGATAATCCagttaaagtatttaaaagtGCAGAAATGAAACCTGttgatattaataatcaatttgtTAAAACTAATACAACATTTAAACCTATTAAAATTCCACAGCcggttaaaaaatcattagctTCTACTTCTGCTGAAGCTTTTGATAGTTCTATTGATGAATCTACTACTAACTGTTCAAATATAACTCCTGATGATTCATCAAATAATGTTACGGAAAAAGAATCTGTAACAACTTCTGATCAGGTTAAAAGAAAACCTGGACGGCCTAAAACTccttctaaaaaaataactactaCTACTGTTGctactaataaaaattcaaaagttacttGTAATAAAGCGAAAACTTTGaccgataaaaatattaataagaaaGAACAAAAAACTGATCGATTAAATGACGAAACTGGAAAATCAGAATCAATAAAAGAGCTTTCTATAATTACGAATAAATTAgacaataattgtaaaattgatcaaattttAAAGCAAAAGAAAGATAGTTTGTTGGGTAAAGtgtcgaaaataaaaaatacaaaaaaaccAGAATCTTTGGCAAGTACTAGTGaaacaaatgacaataaaCGAAGATCGAGTTTCGAGGAAGAAGAACTTCGTGCACTAGCACTTGCGTCGTTATCTAAACGGCTAAAACCATCTGGGTCTAGTAATAAAGATTCTAATTCTAAAGAATCTGCAACAAATAATGTacgatttgttaaaaataacgCACAAAAACCAGCAATGTCCAAGACTATTACACCATCTGATGGTATTCCATCAACTTCATCAGGAATTacatctaataataataaaaaacgtCCAATTTCAGCAGATTCTCAAGGAccacctaaaaaaataattaaaaaatcaataaaaccAACTGAAAGAGTTCCTAAAGCTATTCAAAGCATAATTCCGCAAAAGtttgttcaaaataaaaagaaagtaCCAACATTAGTGCCCCAGTCAAATCCtgttgttaataataataataatagtaatattaatacAGTTAATAAGACAAACGATCCAATTGACTCGTTGACTTCAAAGATAACGTCAACAAAGAAAATACAACGAATGGTGATAAATCTTGGGGAAGATTCAGATACTGATTCTGAATTTGAGCAATTAGCATCAGTATGTAGatctaatttcaaaattcctgCTACTAGATCTAATAATCCTTTGACTGTACCTGATACAGACTTTGAAAAAAGACTTGAGGACTTGTTACGATCTCAGAGAGAAAAAACAGAATCAAGTGCATCTAAATCAAGTGCAACTACTAATTCATCAGATTTCAGTAAAACACCCCag gcTATGCGTCATATGCCACCTGATAAGTTAGAAGAATATCGACGTCTTAAACAACGAGCTGCTGAGTTGGAAAAAAGTATCACTAATGATAAACGTAAACGAAATCCAGACAAGCCAAACTCTGCTGTTAAACCTACAGAGGCAATTCCAAATCCCACTAAGAGTCTAccgaagaaaataattaaacctGGAGTTGAAAAAACAAGTTCTTTTGTTAATGCTGCCAGTACCAGTACCAGTGTCAGTGCCAAGACTTTATCTGCCGATAAATCAATTAGTTTTAGTATCAACAATGATATTTCAAATACTAATAGTAATAGTGAATTATCATCGAAAAGAGAGGAAAATCGACTGAAAGTATTAGCCAATTGTAGCCAAGAAATCTTGAAGATCATTCCtaaaacaaatagaaaaattaatttaatacgtAAAGctaatgataatttgaatgatGAGAGAACAGATGAAACTATTGCTCAAAATGTTaatgtaaatgttaaatcaTCTGATGAAATAATTGAAGCTATTGGAACAACAGCTAGTAGTGATTCGTTTGAATATATGCATGATTCTGTAATTGAGTCATTTATTATTGAAGAAGAGAAAGTTGATCCAAATATTATAGCTAGTATTTCAGAATCTCACgtcgttaaaaataattcaaatgttaTTAATTGGCCAAGAGTTTCTGCTGATGATCTATCagggaataataaatttgataaacttgttattcaaatttctaatactCGTGATATTGATGTATTACCACGTAGACaagtaaatgttattaaaaagGATCAGGATAAAAAATCAGAGCCTGTTAAGCCTCAAGAAAAAGTAGCTGGACCgactttaagaattttaactGCTGATCAGGTTAATATGAGGGGAAAAGTAGCTGCTCCAACTTTGAGAATATTAACTGCTGATCAGCTTAATATGCGGACTGATCAATCAGTGACAATAGAGACAACGACGACGATGACTACAGCGACAGTAACGGGAATTACAGAAACAGTGACTAGTAGTCAAGAACGAAAACATGACAATGTTATgctcaattacaataaaaaaatattgcacacttgtgataataataatttaattaatgaaatgacaatagaagaagaagaagaaaataaatttgatgcaAGTATTGTGGTAATTTCAGAGAGTTTGAACTCTGATAATAGAACAAATATTTCGGAATTATCAATTGATAATTCAAGTCAAGTTTCTAAAAATGATACAGTAAATAATACAGTAAATACTGCTACTGGTACTTCTTCAGAGTCAACAGAGAGTCCATCAGAAAGAATTAAtgctgaaataaaaatagttattgatgattataaattactttcttCTGAGGAGCAACAAAGTAAATTAACTACGATGGAAAGTAAATTTACGGAAAaaaa acaaATGGAGCTGGATGCGTACAATattttaactgaaaatttGCAAGAATTAGAAACAGAGCGTCAAATTCAATTGGATTTGTCTACTCAAGTTAAAAGATTAAGAGCTGAGTTAAAATTAGCAGAAGAACGGTTGAAAGTAcaacaagaaaaattaactGGTATATCTGGTAAAATAAtgacgaataaaaattttgttaatgaTCGACGAAATGAGTGTAATAATCATGCGCGCATTTGTACTGAAATGGGATTGATTGTTGTAGGAAAAGATTACAA aatacCACCAGTTGGAAATCAGTTGTCTAGAGAGGCAATGAAAGAAGTTGCAAATCGTATTAAACGATTAAGAAAAAAAGCCGGGTCGGTTGATATTGGTAATAATAGTGATCAGCAGTCTAATGATGATCAATCATCAGTATCATCTAAAGACACTTGTAATACTGATGatttgtataatttaaaaataaataatcaattgaaTGAACAATTAGGGGaagtgaaaattgaaaatagtaCTGAGCCATtacaagttaatttattatctaatgAAAAAGATTCGACTAATGTTACTAATACAGTAACAAGTGTTGACGGTCAATCAGGTAATGATAAGACAATAGTTATTAAAACTGAAAATGTTGAAAATGACAGAACAGAAACAACATCTGGTACTTCAAATTCTAGAccagaaaaagaaataaataatagtaataataataaaaaaaataatccagaAGGGATTGAAACAGAAGTAGCTGTTAAGCAAGAAATAATAGATATTGAATTAGAATCATTACCAGTTGATTCAGAATTTACAATATCTTATCCAAATTTAGAGAGTGAATTGAACCAAATAGAAATGGAGTGTATTGCCAAAAACGAACAAGATGATCTTAATGAACTGGAGTCACGTTTGACTCCAATAGATCCAACATTACCTGAAGAATCGTATCCAATGACAGAACCAATGCAACAagatgataatattaattccATTGAACCTAAGACtgaaaatgataatgataataatttaacattacCAGTGTTTACCAATGCACCGCCTGTTAATGatatttcttcattaataCAACCGACTGTACAAACTTCTCAGCTCAGTTCTTCCTCTGGTGGTAATTCCAGTGTAGATATTACTGATAGCTTATCAAAAATACTGGGAGATAATTTATCAACTAGACGGAaagaatgtgaaaaaaaaattaaactatctCAACCAGTAAAATCTTATGAGTCTATTTTACCAGCTTTAAATCCAACCAGGTGA